The following are encoded in a window of Rubellicoccus peritrichatus genomic DNA:
- a CDS encoding PDZ domain-containing protein: MPILRKAFFQFVSSALLVVVFSAFAKAEVDFEKLFDERLSSVVAVEFFIQQEVEREPAIAIGLVFDEEGRVVLLDTAIPSWLPPERFRDFRVHHLGEDAEGYEATYLGQDYLTGYHFIQIEENQEAFTSVAKFGSALPKRGDLIWGIGVMGKQWAFLPYFLSGRLSAVEPLPWDIGFSDTPVASPGSVVFDESGTFVGWAGSPVTQDKVIFLGNDRHRAAIQDVRESTMFLTAEEFYKHIQRVPSKPIGDPRPWLGVSGMQPLDREAATYLGLEKQGSLVISDVIEEGPAEAAGLQSRDIIVALDGEPLPKLKPDFVVPRYFERKVLTKDIGDTIKMTVIRGDETMEIDANLIQQPTPLKEAQRVYFPELGLAIREFTLYDGIARRILRSSDEGVIVDFVKPNSQVNSAGLVSGDWIKEVDGQKVKDFAEAEAIFTKLEEEQTDADFVILVSRNGETKVLRVKRK, encoded by the coding sequence ATGCCAATTCTTCGAAAAGCATTTTTCCAATTTGTTAGTTCTGCCCTTCTAGTCGTTGTTTTCTCTGCCTTTGCAAAAGCAGAGGTGGACTTTGAGAAACTCTTTGATGAGCGCCTTAGCAGTGTGGTTGCGGTTGAGTTCTTTATCCAGCAGGAAGTCGAACGTGAGCCCGCGATTGCCATTGGTTTGGTTTTCGATGAAGAGGGGCGGGTTGTACTGCTGGATACTGCAATTCCGTCATGGCTGCCGCCTGAGCGATTCAGAGACTTCCGTGTTCACCATCTGGGTGAGGATGCCGAGGGATATGAAGCCACTTATCTTGGGCAGGATTATTTGACGGGCTATCATTTCATTCAGATTGAGGAGAATCAGGAGGCGTTTACCTCGGTTGCCAAGTTCGGCAGTGCGTTGCCGAAGCGCGGTGATCTGATTTGGGGAATTGGCGTAATGGGTAAGCAATGGGCTTTCCTGCCGTATTTCCTCAGTGGACGATTGAGTGCGGTTGAGCCGTTGCCTTGGGACATTGGATTCAGTGATACTCCCGTAGCTTCGCCAGGTTCGGTTGTTTTCGATGAGTCTGGAACATTTGTTGGCTGGGCTGGGTCTCCTGTGACTCAGGACAAGGTGATTTTCCTTGGAAATGACCGTCACCGGGCGGCGATTCAGGATGTTCGTGAATCAACCATGTTTCTGACCGCGGAGGAGTTTTATAAACACATTCAACGGGTTCCCTCAAAGCCGATTGGCGATCCGCGTCCCTGGTTGGGCGTCAGTGGCATGCAGCCTCTGGACCGCGAGGCAGCGACATATCTCGGTTTGGAAAAACAGGGTAGTCTTGTTATCAGCGATGTGATTGAGGAAGGCCCGGCTGAGGCTGCCGGCCTTCAAAGCCGCGACATCATTGTTGCACTGGATGGCGAGCCTTTACCGAAGCTAAAACCGGATTTTGTCGTGCCGCGTTATTTTGAGCGTAAGGTTTTAACCAAGGACATCGGCGATACGATCAAGATGACAGTGATTCGTGGAGATGAAACGATGGAAATTGATGCGAACCTGATTCAACAACCGACTCCTCTGAAAGAAGCGCAGCGTGTTTATTTTCCTGAGCTTGGTTTGGCTATTCGCGAATTCACGCTTTATGATGGAATTGCACGTCGGATCTTACGTTCGAGTGATGAGGGCGTGATTGTTGATTTTGTTAAACCAAACAGCCAGGTGAACTCGGCTGGTCTTGTGTCCGGAGACTGGATCAAGGAGGTGGATGGACAGAAGGTGAAAGACTTTGCCGAAGCTGAGGCTATCTTTACCAAGCTGGAAGAAGAGCAAACTGACGCCGACTTTGTTATTCTGGTCAGTCGCAATGGCGAAACGAAAGTACTTCGGGTGAAGCGTAAGTAG
- the acs gene encoding acetate--CoA ligase — MSEPTVSETRLFQPTADFASQSHLGSLEAYRALHKRSIDDPEGFWSEVASELTWMKPWDKVLDESDAPFYKWFTGGKTNITVNCIDRHVEAGNGDRVAIYWEGEPGDSRVLTYADMQKEVSRFANALKAMGIGKGDSVAVYLPMVPELAIATLACARIGAVHSVIFAGFSAESIKDRVLDASSKAVITSDGTYRRGKELLTKNIVDEGIADCECIKNVLVVQRHPEKEPFAHGWVEGRDHWYHDLAKNASDECAPEEMDAEDMLFLLYTSGSTGKPKGIMHTTGGYMVGTYLTSKLTFDLKPEKDVYWCTADVGWITGHSYIVYGPMQNGVSQVMYEGAPNYPAENRFWEIVEKYKVSIFYTAPTAIRAFMKWGDDHVTKHDLSSLRLLGTVGEPINPEAWMWYHRMIGAEKCPIVDTWWQTETGGHMLTPLPGAIATKPGSATVPFPGIDAAVLDEDGNEVERGILAIRKPWPSMLRGIYGDPERYKSTYWCKWDGKYYFPGDGAIKDEDGYFWITGRVDDVVNVSGHRIGTAELESVFVEHPAVAESAVIGVPHEIKGQGLVAFVIIRTGAEGDEDVMRKELTSMVDSKIGKFARPEKIIFSGDLPKTRSGKIMRRLLRDIAEDRPLGNISTLADPSVVEILKDKIKG, encoded by the coding sequence ATGTCAGAACCCACTGTCTCGGAAACCCGCTTGTTTCAACCCACTGCCGACTTCGCGTCGCAGTCCCATCTTGGAAGTCTGGAGGCTTATCGTGCCCTGCATAAACGCAGCATCGATGATCCGGAAGGCTTCTGGAGTGAAGTCGCCAGTGAGCTGACCTGGATGAAGCCGTGGGACAAGGTGCTCGATGAGTCAGACGCACCTTTCTATAAGTGGTTTACCGGCGGCAAAACCAACATTACCGTCAACTGCATCGACCGCCATGTTGAAGCGGGCAATGGTGACCGTGTCGCCATTTATTGGGAAGGCGAGCCGGGCGACAGCCGCGTGCTGACCTACGCCGATATGCAAAAGGAAGTCAGTCGCTTCGCCAACGCTCTCAAGGCAATGGGCATCGGCAAGGGTGACAGTGTTGCGGTTTACCTCCCAATGGTTCCCGAGCTGGCCATCGCCACCCTCGCCTGCGCCCGCATTGGTGCGGTCCATAGCGTCATTTTTGCCGGATTCTCGGCTGAGAGTATCAAAGACCGTGTCCTCGATGCTTCCTCCAAGGCAGTCATCACCTCCGACGGAACTTATCGCCGCGGAAAGGAGCTGTTGACCAAGAACATCGTAGACGAAGGCATCGCCGATTGCGAATGCATCAAAAACGTGCTCGTTGTTCAGCGTCACCCGGAAAAGGAACCATTTGCCCACGGCTGGGTTGAAGGTCGCGACCATTGGTATCACGACCTTGCCAAAAATGCCTCTGACGAATGCGCTCCCGAGGAAATGGATGCAGAAGACATGCTCTTCCTCCTCTACACCAGCGGTTCAACTGGCAAGCCCAAGGGCATCATGCACACAACTGGTGGTTACATGGTTGGCACTTACCTAACCTCCAAGCTCACTTTTGACCTCAAGCCCGAAAAAGACGTCTACTGGTGCACCGCCGACGTCGGCTGGATCACCGGCCACAGCTACATCGTCTATGGGCCGATGCAGAATGGTGTCAGCCAGGTGATGTATGAAGGCGCTCCCAACTACCCGGCGGAAAACCGCTTCTGGGAAATTGTTGAGAAATATAAGGTCAGTATCTTTTACACCGCTCCAACCGCAATTCGCGCCTTCATGAAATGGGGCGACGATCATGTGACCAAGCACGACCTGTCCAGCCTGCGCCTGCTCGGAACCGTTGGTGAGCCGATCAATCCAGAAGCCTGGATGTGGTATCACCGTATGATCGGTGCAGAAAAGTGCCCGATTGTTGATACTTGGTGGCAGACTGAAACTGGTGGCCACATGCTGACCCCGCTTCCTGGTGCCATTGCTACAAAGCCCGGCTCAGCAACAGTGCCCTTCCCTGGAATCGATGCAGCAGTGCTCGACGAAGATGGTAACGAAGTCGAACGCGGCATTCTCGCCATTCGCAAACCATGGCCATCAATGCTGCGCGGAATTTATGGAGACCCGGAGCGTTACAAGAGCACTTACTGGTGCAAGTGGGACGGCAAGTATTACTTCCCTGGTGATGGTGCGATCAAAGACGAAGATGGTTACTTTTGGATCACTGGCCGCGTCGATGATGTCGTCAATGTATCCGGCCACCGCATCGGTACCGCCGAACTTGAGAGCGTTTTTGTGGAACACCCGGCAGTTGCGGAAAGCGCCGTCATCGGGGTGCCTCATGAGATCAAAGGCCAGGGCCTTGTCGCCTTTGTCATTATCCGCACTGGCGCGGAAGGAGACGAAGATGTCATGCGAAAGGAATTGACGAGTATGGTCGATAGCAAGATCGGCAAGTTTGCCCGTCCTGAGAAAATCATTTTCTCAGGCGATCTGCCCAAGACACGCTCCGGCAAAATCATGCGTCGCCTCCTTCGCGACATCGCAGAGGATCGTCCACTGGGCAACATCAGCACCCTGGCCGATCCATCCGTCGTCGAGATTCTCAAGGATAAGATCAAGGGCTAA
- the queA gene encoding tRNA preQ1(34) S-adenosylmethionine ribosyltransferase-isomerase QueA, with protein sequence MKTAALDFHLPPELIAQEPAARRDESRLLVVDRSNGKIEHAVFKDLPNFLPQPCRLFRNNATVFKARLRGRRDGGGAVECLLLEPGVEPGLFWCLLRPGKRLQPGKSFTLGLGEATCQVVNKNDEGEYLVKFLENDEVVDPLDVAERFGEMPLPPYIERGSGEDHRLQDLDPTRYQTVYADPQNRVAAAAPTAGLHFTPELFKQLEIGGSRFYDLTLHVGLGTFQPVSVDDLNDHHIHEEFYSIPSETVAALKPDASGGPRVMVGTTSVRSAEDFAKKNKSYEGGTWSTRADLFIRPPFDFQVTDHLITNFHLPRSTLLCLVASFLDPKDETGLEQLKAIYAEAIEQRYRFFSYGDAMLIL encoded by the coding sequence ATGAAAACGGCTGCACTTGATTTCCACCTTCCACCTGAGTTGATTGCGCAGGAGCCTGCTGCGCGAAGAGACGAGTCGCGTTTATTGGTCGTCGATCGTTCAAATGGGAAGATCGAGCATGCGGTCTTTAAGGATTTGCCAAACTTTCTGCCTCAGCCTTGTCGGCTGTTTCGCAACAACGCCACGGTTTTTAAAGCGCGTCTGCGTGGACGACGTGATGGCGGTGGAGCGGTTGAATGCCTATTGCTCGAACCAGGAGTGGAGCCTGGTCTTTTCTGGTGCCTGTTACGTCCGGGTAAACGATTACAGCCGGGAAAGTCTTTCACTTTGGGGCTAGGCGAAGCGACTTGCCAGGTCGTTAATAAAAACGACGAAGGCGAATATCTCGTTAAGTTCCTGGAGAATGATGAAGTGGTTGATCCTTTGGACGTAGCCGAACGCTTTGGGGAAATGCCCTTACCACCTTACATCGAACGCGGCTCGGGTGAAGACCATCGGTTACAGGATCTTGATCCAACACGCTACCAAACGGTCTATGCTGATCCACAAAACCGTGTTGCTGCTGCCGCACCTACTGCAGGGCTTCATTTCACTCCGGAGTTATTCAAACAGCTCGAGATTGGTGGATCACGTTTTTATGATCTTACCTTACACGTCGGTCTCGGCACCTTTCAACCTGTCTCGGTGGATGACTTGAATGACCATCACATTCATGAGGAGTTTTATTCGATTCCGTCGGAAACAGTTGCGGCACTAAAGCCGGATGCGTCTGGCGGCCCAAGGGTGATGGTTGGCACGACATCAGTCCGATCAGCAGAAGACTTTGCCAAAAAAAATAAATCTTACGAGGGCGGCACATGGTCGACACGAGCAGATCTTTTCATCCGTCCGCCTTTTGATTTTCAAGTCACGGACCATCTGATCACCAACTTCCATCTGCCACGCTCAACCCTGCTTTGCCTCGTGGCATCATTTCTTGATCCCAAAGACGAAACCGGACTCGAACAACTGAAAGCCATCTATGCCGAGGCAATTGAGCAGCGTTATCGTTTTTTCAGTTACGGTGATGCGATGCTGATTTTGTGA
- a CDS encoding 3'-5' exonuclease, whose product MEKDNTQTNIQESDAEPEEALPGIPKRISKDEINQLPLARFNGRVHIITTPDSADIAVSRLSQSSVLGFDTESRPSFKKGDNYPPSIVQFAGNEEAFIFQLDRLGGLGCIRPLLQSRDITKVGVALHDDVKRLKEIEDFEADGFAEINVLSKKIGVANTGLRSLVALFLSKRVSKGAQISNWAKKNLTQNQISYAATDAWISRELYLKLHDVAIEHKLLDSKNGDSP is encoded by the coding sequence GTGGAAAAAGATAATACGCAAACAAACATCCAGGAATCGGACGCTGAACCTGAAGAAGCCCTCCCCGGCATACCGAAGCGAATCAGTAAAGATGAGATAAACCAACTGCCGCTGGCTCGGTTTAACGGAAGAGTTCATATCATAACAACGCCAGATTCGGCTGATATCGCGGTCTCCAGACTCAGCCAGTCAAGCGTACTGGGCTTCGACACCGAATCACGCCCCTCCTTCAAGAAAGGGGATAACTATCCTCCCTCAATCGTCCAGTTCGCTGGCAACGAAGAAGCTTTTATCTTTCAACTCGATCGCCTTGGTGGGCTTGGCTGCATACGTCCATTGCTCCAAAGCAGGGATATCACCAAAGTCGGCGTTGCCCTCCATGATGATGTAAAACGGCTAAAGGAAATCGAAGATTTCGAAGCCGATGGCTTCGCAGAAATTAATGTGCTCTCTAAGAAAATTGGTGTCGCCAACACTGGACTCCGCAGCCTGGTTGCACTTTTCCTCAGCAAACGTGTCTCAAAAGGCGCGCAGATCAGCAATTGGGCCAAAAAGAACCTCACTCAAAACCAGATCAGTTACGCTGCCACCGATGCATGGATTAGCAGAGAGCTTTATCTAAAGCTCCATGACGTGGCGATTGAGCATAAGCTCCTGGATAGTAAAAACGGTGATTCGCCATAG
- a CDS encoding MBL fold metallo-hydrolase → MKVHFWGTQGSLPAPFTAATIREKVFHALKAGHGKKLDSDEAINRFMDEELPFSVSGTYGSNTSCLQLEGTENEYVLCDCGSGLRDLGVHLVKTGQAKIPSTYHFFMTHLHWDHLQGFPFFVPAFIKGNKIIIHSYHERTEEFFRSQMQPPVFPVKFEGLSADIEFDLQPPCTPYSVCGYEVTAIEQIHPGTSYGYRFEKDGKAVVYSTDSEHKHEAYDDDYPFLKFFANADLLIFDAQYTMADATFTKANWGHSSNVMGVELAARSHVKTLAIFHHEPTSSDQELEEFLFNTRMYCNIYHQEAGKKLGNDLCPKDIILAYDGLEIDI, encoded by the coding sequence ATGAAAGTCCATTTTTGGGGAACGCAGGGATCTCTTCCCGCACCTTTTACAGCTGCCACAATACGGGAGAAAGTTTTCCATGCCCTGAAAGCAGGACATGGAAAGAAGCTGGATTCCGATGAGGCAATTAACCGTTTCATGGATGAAGAACTGCCGTTCTCCGTCTCTGGAACCTATGGAAGCAATACCTCCTGCCTCCAGCTCGAAGGCACAGAAAACGAGTACGTGTTGTGCGATTGCGGCTCTGGACTGCGTGACTTGGGTGTGCACCTGGTGAAAACCGGCCAGGCCAAAATTCCATCTACCTATCATTTTTTCATGACCCACCTGCATTGGGACCACCTGCAGGGATTTCCCTTTTTTGTTCCAGCCTTCATCAAAGGGAACAAAATTATCATCCACAGCTATCATGAGCGGACAGAGGAGTTTTTTCGCTCCCAAATGCAGCCACCGGTATTCCCAGTGAAATTCGAAGGACTTTCTGCGGATATCGAATTCGACCTGCAGCCACCATGCACGCCCTACTCAGTCTGTGGCTATGAAGTAACTGCAATTGAGCAAATCCACCCCGGGACCTCCTACGGCTATCGTTTCGAGAAGGATGGCAAAGCTGTCGTATATTCGACCGATTCAGAGCATAAACACGAAGCATACGACGATGATTATCCATTCCTCAAGTTTTTCGCCAATGCAGATTTGTTGATCTTTGACGCCCAGTACACCATGGCCGATGCCACCTTTACCAAGGCAAACTGGGGGCACTCCAGCAACGTCATGGGTGTGGAGCTGGCCGCTCGATCCCATGTCAAAACACTGGCCATCTTTCATCATGAACCAACCAGTAGTGACCAGGAGTTGGAGGAATTTTTGTTCAACACCCGGATGTATTGTAATATCTACCACCAGGAGGCTGGAAAAAAATTAGGAAACGACCTTTGCCCTAAAGACATTATTTTGGCATATGATGGTCTGGAAATAGATATTTGA
- a CDS encoding NAD(P)/FAD-dependent oxidoreductase: MSKRIIIVGGGAAGFFAALTCKAQNPQADVTILEASSRVLTKVGISGGGRCNVTHACYDPIALIEAYPRGQRTLRGPFYAWQPQDTIDWFADRGVTLKTEADGRIFPTTDNSQTIIDCLVNEAEKLDIQTELRSRVSTLHQKDNGFTISASGEVHPADQVLVAIGGLKNGTLVESIEALGHTITPLAPSLFTFNIDDARIDGLAGISVPTGTISIPGTKLTNTGPVLITHWGLSGPGILKLSAWGARELAEKDYHFSIRINWTSIENREAIQSKLKTLRQDWAKKLVASNPAFDIPSRLWERLVQAAGISREQRWSHLPKSQERALVDELFCGSFEVTGKSTNKEEFVTCGGVSLKEVNFKTMESRKVPGLYFAGETLDIDGITGGYNLQSAWTTGYLAGMAMA; encoded by the coding sequence ATGAGCAAACGCATTATCATCGTTGGCGGTGGAGCGGCCGGTTTCTTTGCAGCCCTGACCTGCAAGGCGCAGAATCCGCAAGCGGATGTTACTATTCTGGAAGCAAGCTCACGTGTTCTGACAAAAGTCGGAATATCCGGTGGCGGACGCTGCAATGTAACTCACGCCTGTTATGACCCCATTGCTTTAATCGAAGCCTATCCCCGTGGCCAGCGCACGCTCCGTGGCCCGTTCTATGCATGGCAGCCTCAGGATACAATTGACTGGTTTGCCGATCGCGGAGTCACTCTCAAAACGGAAGCCGATGGTCGTATTTTTCCCACAACAGACAATTCGCAAACCATCATCGACTGCCTTGTCAATGAAGCGGAAAAGCTGGACATTCAAACCGAACTTCGATCCCGGGTATCCACTCTTCACCAGAAAGACAACGGCTTTACGATCAGTGCATCAGGAGAAGTCCATCCGGCGGACCAAGTTCTGGTTGCGATTGGTGGACTGAAAAACGGCACTCTCGTGGAAAGCATCGAAGCACTTGGCCATACTATCACTCCGTTGGCTCCGTCACTATTTACTTTTAACATTGATGATGCTCGAATTGACGGACTCGCCGGCATTTCAGTTCCAACGGGCACGATTTCAATTCCAGGAACCAAACTGACAAACACCGGCCCGGTTCTCATTACACACTGGGGCTTGAGTGGACCCGGAATTCTGAAGCTCTCGGCATGGGGGGCAAGAGAGCTGGCGGAAAAGGATTATCATTTCTCGATCCGCATCAACTGGACTTCAATCGAAAACCGCGAAGCCATCCAATCTAAACTAAAGACGCTTCGTCAGGATTGGGCCAAAAAACTGGTCGCCTCAAATCCAGCTTTCGATATCCCATCCCGTCTTTGGGAACGGCTTGTTCAGGCAGCTGGAATATCCCGCGAGCAACGTTGGAGCCACTTACCTAAAAGCCAGGAACGTGCACTCGTTGATGAACTCTTCTGCGGCTCATTTGAAGTCACTGGAAAAAGTACAAACAAAGAAGAGTTCGTTACCTGTGGAGGTGTCAGCCTTAAGGAGGTAAACTTCAAAACAATGGAAAGCCGTAAAGTCCCGGGGCTTTACTTCGCCGGCGAAACCCTCGACATCGACGGAATCACGGGTGGCTACAATTTACAGTCCGCCTGGACCACTGGCTACCTTGCAGGTATGGCGATGGCGTGA